The DNA sequence ATACTCGCACAAATAACAAGACTAGATGTCATGACAATGAAGCTAGATGTATGTGTGTATTTTTGAGAAACCATATACATGTATGTATAAATCTCGAAATAAATTCTAGCAATAACTGATCAGAAACCAAAACAAAAGTACCCTGTGCACGTTttgatagaattatatataaatgtgagTGAAGCCTTCAAgggcgggaaaaaaaaaaagacaccacCATACCGGTGCCCGGTTGACAGCTCCAATGGTGGAGACGGCTGCAGCCATCGATATCCGAGATCGTACGGCTGTGATCTGGTGAGGGGGAGTTGCAGAGCGTGAAGAGAGCCGGGGAGTAGGCTGCAAATTGATGCAGAGAgttggtggtggaggagatgatCAGTTGTGGGTAACGATGAGGACTTATAGCAGTTCCTTTTGAGTGTACAGAAATTGATATCTTCAGGATTGGTTTTTGAACTCTTTAACGGCCACACAATCAAGATTGCCCTGGAGTACACGTGGCAAGCGTTAGGGTACTTGGAACATGAGTCTACCCTTCAAGCTTCTTTCTTCTCCACTTAAAATCTGGCTTCCTTCATCCACAAGGATATAGAAACAAAGTGGTATTttcgaaagaaaaaaataaataaaagatatagaTTGGGTGAAGAATATGTTTGTGATTTTCACGATTCTGGTTTCAATTGTGTAGCAAAATGTGAGGTGAGTTTCATGGTGAGAGGGCTATTTTGGGTCCCATTTAGACGACGACCCCCCGGCTTGGAAGCTACATAGCttggaaaatgaaaagtaaATCCTAGTTCTTCAGGGGTGGTGGTATAGATCCTGAATAAAACCATCTCCTAtgtttttacagataagataaaataaaataaattaaaattaaaattaaaagttgaattaaatattattaaaatatatttttttaatattatttttattttagaattttaaaaaattgaattgtttattttattttatttaaaaatttaaaaaaattgtaatgattaaatgaaataaattgagatgaattatgaaaacaaataagacaATTTCCATTatctgttttataaaaaatacatgctTTGCTagtaagaaaatgaaaataaatttagttttgaatttgaaattctaGTCAATAACTCCCGAAAAAAAAAGGGTAGATAGTATACTATTAAGAAATAAtaggttaatatatataaatatgaaggTATTCTCGTTAGACATAAATTCgattaattatttgtatacATGTTATCCCTAATTACATGTAGATACAAATTTAGTAAAGCTCCTTGTGGCCCATAACTCAGAATTTGCATAGCTTCTCTATCTGAAAGTGAGGCCCTGAATCTCCGGCGGGGGGGCCCAGCCCACGCTGAGTGCTTGGCTCTTAATCCTTATGGCTCTTGATGTTTTATCGGCAGACCAATCAACACCCACAAATTCGTCAGTGCATGTCTTGAAAACTAGTTCTTTCTTCTGGCTACGCAAACCTCCATATAATTTGGAACAAGTAAGAGGGAAACAACTATGACAGTGCAAGCAAGTCAAAATACTCCGAAGAAAattcttaaaagttaaaacagtCTCTGCATCTAACAGGAAAATGCACTAATGAAGTGCCGAGAAGATGAAACAAAGCGAGGTTCACAATAGTACGTAGAAACTTCTGAAACTGCAACAGGGCAACACCACACAGCATGTTGGTTCAGTATAGCAGGTTTAAAAGGAAACTTCTATGCACTTTCATACACTACACTACACTACCATTACACTTTTATTTCACTACGTAAGATGTGACACGTTTATTACCATTAGATAATCTtttattggataattttttattatccaaCGGTAATGTACCACAtcttagataatgagatgaaagtgtGGTGTACCGTGTATAAGATTAACCggtttaaaatagtaaaaagaaaCTCATGTCCTAAGAGGATAAGAATCCATCTTGTATGAAATTTTAGTTGATGACAGCAAATTTTGCAAGCACATAATAGCAAAGGGGTTGTAGTCCAAGCCATCACCTATTGGCCATCGAGTTTTTTCTGCTTAAACTATGGTATTTAGGTTCATGGGAATGCACAAACAAACAACATTAATGTTAGAGTCGGCAAACCTAAAATTGAAGATGGAACAAAGTGATAATTGATCCATGATAAAGAAAGGCACTTTCATCGTTAAACTCAAAAGCCGAAAAGCTCCCCTCCACCATCCCTCGAAAGTCTCTTGTTCATGCATATATTTCggtccaaaacaaaacacttcaCAGTTCCGAAATGACAGAAAGCGAAGCTCATATTACTGCAAATGGCATGTTGTCccaaccatctctctctctctctctctctcagacacACACAAACAGACACTAGCCCAACTCTGCTTTACATCTAGAGCCATGAAGCATGCAGAAAAATAGAAGTTCGTGCACTTAGAAACTGTTGTTGACAGGTACGTGAGCCTCTCTCTTGGACTTGAGAGCATTAGAAGTAATGCTGTTGGAGGCATTTAGTTCTATTGGGAAGACAAAGAGGGGGGTCCGTCCTTCATCACCGACCCAATGCATAAATTAAGTGGCCAACAGCCAAACCTGATCTAGTGTTACCATTAAAATATGCCAATAAAGAATAATTAAGGCCAGCGAGGATTTAAATAATGCATAATTATGGAGAATTAGTAAACATCAAGACAAATAGCCGCCATGCGTCAGTGCACACAATATCCAATCCCCATTCGCACATATAACATTTAGCTAATTGGAGTAGAGACCCTGTTTTGAGCCGTGATTTACCAAACCCCATCCTTCCTTTTGACTGAAAGCATGAAAATTATGCTACAATTTGTCCCCCCCTCTCTCATGATTTCTACATGCAATTACTGCCACGTGGATTTGTGGCTGCTGTGGAGGCAAAGTGGAAGGACCCAATAATCAGAAACCGAACAAACCTTTCATGGAGTTAACAAGGCTATTGACAACTAAATGTTAGCTTGCTCATTTAAAAGCTTCAATAAGATGCGTAAAATCACCTTCATCTTTTCCTAATCATCCCTTCTCTCAGGGATGACGAACTTTCATGATAGTTGCCAAAAGGGAGAAATATCCATTGTATTTGCCTACAAAGAATGATTTCAATCATAACACTCgtttcaaaaactatttttttctttcatagcCCAACTTATGGTCATAATGATTAGGTATTCCATCACATAGTCTAGCCTTTAAGGGCACGAATGGTAAAGGTTACCCAATTTAAGAATGACGATGTAGGCCATCAAGGAGACCCAAAAGAAACATACTTTTAACCAAAAGTAAGAATGTCCTTTGGAGGCAACAAAACAAACTTCCAGCTCTTGTAAATCATCGCTATAAAGAATAAATCTCGGCTACTCAAACAACCCAGTCCAATAGTTGGTACTACTGAAAATCCAACTGACGGGTAAGGAAAAGCTTAGGACAATGACAGGGATTGGCTCTTCATGTGGAGCGTGCAAGTTCCTCAGGAGAAAGTGCACCGGTGAATGTGTGTTTGCTCCTTACTTTTGTTATGACCAAGCTGCATCCCACTTTGCAGCAGTGCACAAGGTGTTTGGTGCAAGTAACGTTTCAAAGCTATTACTACACCTACCAGTACACAACCGAAGTGTCGCGGCAACCACCATTGCTTATGAGGCAATGGCTAGGGTGCGGGATCCCATATATGGTTGCGTTGCCGATATCTTTGCACTCCAACAACAGGTTTCCTGGCTGCTACATCAACTTCTCCCCTCAAACCTGCAAAATTCACACTGAAGCTTGAATAATTAACTAAACATAGCATACACTGTTTACCTGGCTTTTGCAGGTTGCCAACTTACAAGAGGAGATAGAGATCCTTGGGAACCAAATGGCTAATGTCGCAGTTGGTGTCAGCAGTTGTGGAAGCTCTCAAGCAAATACCAGCCCATATGATGGGTTACAATTCTCTTCGCAACATGATGACATGCACgcacaatattatcaaaaccaACAAGGTGGTCTACTTTCCTATACTGGAAGTTCGACTGCCAACCATGCCTCCTTTGATAGCCAGATGGATATACAGCTCCCTCCTTTATATGGATGGGAAAACCAAAACTTATTTGATGACTCTGTTCCAACTATCTTAGAGAGCCTCATTGAGGAAATTAGCGAAGAGACTCCATGGTTGTACAAGAATATGAATGTCAAAACCTGCGCGGGTCCAATCTAAAAATACCACGAATAGCTTTCGTGTAAACAGAAGGCTTGTGTTATATAAGGACTCCTTTCGGCTTCCTATGGTAACAGATTTTGTACTAGGCCTGATTTTGCAATTTAAGTATGCGTATGACCTGGTTTTTGAGTTGTAGGCATAGTTTATTCTAGTTTAAGCCATACATAAACATCCTTCTCTTCTCTATGCTCGACCTCATACCCTCACTTCACAATCAATCGTAGTTGTCTGGAAATTATACTACAAATACCTTATGTGGGTCGTGAGAGACATGCAGATCACGGGtacaataattttagaaaaagtgcTTGCATTCATCCCCGGCATGAGTAATAAGAAACATTTAAATGAATAGAAACTGATTCAAGGCAGTGATTTAATCCCAGAAACAAGCCAAAGATCACAATAAACTCAATAAAACCCTACGATGTTAACGGGAACCAAAGAGTACACGATTCGTAAGCAACAAAGACCAACAAACAATTAAAAACTGCATAACTAAATGAAACCAGCCACTTCAGGGGCTAAACAGAAAGATAAGAGAATGCCAGACTAATAGAGGAAATACGCGCACATACACCCATATTAAAGTTAGTACACATGCTTTAATGTATACATGTAAATCCAGAAAATCTTGCAACAAGTTAAATACACTGCCAATCATATTTTCATCCGTTGAAGGTCAGTAGTCTGGCTCTTGCCTATTCTgattatcaattaaaaaaatatattttttaatccctTCCAGATTGTccatatgaaattaaaataggaaaaagcttgtcaatatatcaataattaaaaTTGACGCCATTGAAATTTCTTCACAGGTCACCTCTATTGTATTTtgttatagagagagagagagagagagagagggagaaagagagagcaaaCTATAATTCAGAGAAACACCATGCAATGACGGTAACTTCAATGCCCATTTCTGCAAGACCTTGTGTAGTcccaaacaaaaactaaaagaaatttGACATCTCTGACATTTCTAGCAATCCCAATAAGACAAGAATCTGAATCATCCTGGTGACCTTTAAAACGCCATGCCTGCTGCCATTGAACGCTGTTGTTGATTAACAACAGAGAAGCACAGTATTAGTAAGCATTTAAAAAAGGAAGCTATCTTTAAAACTTCCTTTCTTCTGATAAGTGctatctttgaaactaacagTAAAAAACTAACCATCTCAAGAGCACCACTCTCTAGCATTCTGGAACATCCGCAACCAAGGACTAGGGCCTTTCTTGTCCACATTCCATCTCTTTGGATACCAGGGAAACTGCCACATCAAGAAGCAACGTTCTGGATGAGGCATCATGGCAAGATGCCTTCCATCTGGAGAGCAAATGGCTGCAACCCCTAAAGGAGAGCCATTCAAATTGAAAGGGTAAGATTCTGTCACATTCCCATCATCATCACAATATCTAAGTGGAGCCAAGTCTGAGTGAAGCACATCATTCAATACGCCCTCATCAGGGAAAAATGCTCTTCCCTCACCATGAGCAGCCCATACGCCCAAAGTACTACCTTCCATTCCTTTGAACATCATAGCAGGTGAGTCCTTTATTGACACACTTGTAAAGCGACATTCAAACCTTCCTGATTCGTTGTGAATAAACCTCGGCTGAAATGGATCCCCACCAGCACCAAGCACCCCGCCAACTTGGGGACCTGGGACCCACCCCAACAAAGCCATGAGCTGACACCCATTGCAAACACCGAGACTGAAAGTATCTGGCCGCTTGTAGAACTCCTGGAATTGATTTAAAAGGGGCTGATTGAATCGTATTGAAGCAGACCAACCTTTCGCAGAATCAAGCACATCAGCATAGCTAAAACCTCCAACAAACACAATCCCACGGAACTCATGCAGTGAAATGGTTCCTTTAAGCAAGTCAGACATTGTAACATCCCACGGTTC is a window from the Juglans regia cultivar Chandler chromosome 7, Walnut 2.0, whole genome shotgun sequence genome containing:
- the LOC108986322 gene encoding LOB domain-containing protein 33-like, whose amino-acid sequence is MTGIGSSCGACKFLRRKCTGECVFAPYFCYDQAASHFAAVHKVFGASNVSKLLLHLPVHNRSVAATTIAYEAMARVRDPIYGCVADIFALQQQVANLQEEIEILGNQMANVAVGVSSCGSSQANTSPYDGLQFSSQHDDMHAQYYQNQQGGLLSYTGSSTANHASFDSQMDIQLPPLYGWENQNLFDDSVPTILESLIEEISEETPWLYKNMNVKTCAGPI